In Romboutsia lituseburensis, a genomic segment contains:
- a CDS encoding YegS/Rv2252/BmrU family lipid kinase → MKKVKLIYNPNSGEKRIVNHLDDIIQIYQKNNYMLVPYRLNKEEHISKAFLGIDETYDHLLLAGGDGTLDTVINSMKEFDIDLPIGILPTGTANDFAKALDIPWDIKKAIECIIKSTSERIDIGKINNKYFINVASAGMFTDVSQKINPDLKNYMGKVSYYITGIEEALHMRKFNIRVTSDEVKYEGDMYLMLVFNGKTAGNINLAYKAEVNDGYLDVIIFKGMPIPKSIPVLISVLRGEHLDQFNENELLYFKTKKVLIECSDDLSTDIDGEKGPDFPLQIECIKDGIQILGFNK, encoded by the coding sequence ATGAAAAAAGTAAAACTTATATATAATCCAAATTCAGGTGAAAAAAGAATAGTTAATCACTTAGATGACATAATTCAAATATATCAAAAAAATAATTATATGTTAGTACCATATAGATTAAATAAGGAAGAACATATAAGTAAGGCTTTTTTAGGAATTGATGAAACCTATGATCATTTATTACTAGCTGGAGGAGATGGAACTTTAGATACAGTCATAAATTCAATGAAAGAGTTTGATATAGATTTGCCTATTGGAATATTGCCAACAGGAACTGCAAATGATTTTGCTAAAGCTTTAGATATTCCATGGGATATAAAAAAAGCTATAGAATGCATAATTAAATCTACTTCTGAGAGAATTGATATAGGAAAGATAAATAATAAATATTTTATAAATGTAGCTAGCGCAGGTATGTTTACAGACGTGTCTCAAAAGATTAATCCTGATTTAAAAAATTATATGGGAAAAGTATCTTATTACATAACAGGAATTGAAGAAGCTCTTCATATGAGGAAGTTTAATATACGAGTTACATCAGATGAGGTTAAGTATGAAGGAGATATGTATTTAATGTTAGTTTTCAATGGGAAAACTGCAGGAAACATAAACTTAGCATATAAAGCAGAAGTAAATGATGGATATCTAGATGTTATAATATTTAAAGGTATGCCTATTCCAAAATCTATACCAGTACTAATTAGTGTATTAAGAGGGGAACATTTAGATCAATTTAATGAAAATGAACTTTTATATTTTAAAACAAAAAAAGTATTAATTGAGTGTAGCGATGATTTGTCAACAGATATAGACGGAGAAAAAGGACCAGATTTTCCACTACAAATTGAATGTATTAAGGATGGTATACAAATACTTGGATTTAATAAATAA
- a CDS encoding lactate utilization protein, giving the protein MDNNVVWVNEQKIKRTILALEKNNMKGYFVNNKEELLNKIQELVEKDSVVSCGGSMSLFETGVIDLLKNGTYKFLDRYKENLTPQDMKQIYIDTFSADAYFTSTNAITENGELYNVDGNGNRVAAMLYGPDKVIVITGVNKIVKDIDEAVNRNKSIAAPANAKRIGTKTPCKTTGYCMDCESPDRICCEYTLIKRQRTANRIHVIFINENFGY; this is encoded by the coding sequence ATGGATAACAATGTTGTTTGGGTAAATGAACAAAAAATAAAGAGAACTATATTAGCTTTAGAAAAAAATAATATGAAAGGCTATTTTGTAAATAATAAAGAAGAATTATTAAATAAAATACAAGAGTTAGTTGAGAAGGACTCAGTAGTTAGTTGTGGTGGATCAATGTCTTTATTTGAGACAGGGGTAATAGATCTTTTGAAGAATGGTACTTATAAGTTTTTAGATAGATACAAAGAAAACCTTACACCACAAGATATGAAACAAATATATATAGATACGTTCAGTGCAGATGCATACTTTACAAGTACAAATGCTATAACAGAAAATGGAGAGCTTTATAATGTAGATGGTAATGGCAATAGGGTAGCAGCTATGTTATATGGGCCAGACAAAGTAATTGTTATAACAGGAGTAAATAAAATAGTTAAAGATATTGATGAAGCTGTAAACAGAAATAAATCTATTGCAGCTCCTGCAAATGCTAAAAGAATAGGAACAAAAACTCCTTGTAAAACAACGGGATACTGCATGGATTGTGAAAGTCCAGATAGAATATGTTGTGAATATACATTAATAAAAAGACAAAGAACAGCAAATAGAATACATGTAATATTTATAAACGAAAATTTTGGGTATTAA
- the yaaA gene encoding peroxide stress protein YaaA, translating to MITIISPTTTMNFDKDINLNKHSTPFFANDANYLMSILKTLSIEEISGLMNLSDDLSNLNFNRYKNFGNQNNKKCQSLFAFDGEVFSCMNANDFNDDEIEFANKHFKIISGLYGVLSPLDLIEPYRLEMKAKLNNKYGKDLYKFWKCKITEFLIDELDKQKNKILVNLASSEYLKCVDLKKLGDFKFIDIIFKEYDASKDVYKVKGLYAKKARGYMVSYIVKNKIDNANDLMKFNLEGYKFNKDLSNNNSFVFTR from the coding sequence ATGATAACAATAATTTCCCCAACTACAACAATGAATTTCGATAAAGATATAAATTTAAATAAACACAGTACTCCTTTTTTTGCAAATGATGCTAATTATCTTATGAGCATACTAAAAACATTATCTATTGAGGAAATCTCAGGTTTAATGAATTTAAGTGATGATTTATCTAACTTAAATTTTAATAGATATAAAAACTTTGGAAATCAAAATAATAAAAAGTGTCAAAGTCTATTTGCATTTGATGGTGAAGTTTTTAGTTGTATGAATGCTAATGATTTTAATGATGATGAAATAGAATTTGCAAATAAGCATTTTAAAATTATATCGGGTCTTTATGGAGTACTTTCTCCACTTGACTTAATAGAACCTTACAGACTTGAAATGAAAGCAAAGCTTAATAATAAATATGGCAAAGATCTTTATAAGTTTTGGAAGTGTAAAATAACAGAATTTCTTATAGATGAACTTGATAAGCAAAAAAATAAAATTTTAGTTAACTTAGCTTCTTCTGAATACTTAAAATGTGTTGATTTAAAAAAGCTTGGTGATTTTAAGTTTATTGATATTATATTCAAAGAATATGATGCTTCAAAAGATGTGTATAAAGTCAAAGGCCTTTATGCTAAGAAAGCTCGTGGGTATATGGTTTCTTATATTGTTAAAAATAAAATTGATAATGCTAATGATTTGATGAAATTTAATTTAGAAGGTTATAAATTTAATAAAGATTTATCTAATAATAACTCATTTGTGTTTACTAGATAG
- a CDS encoding DUF389 domain-containing protein: MKFDIDKFRYQFTRNQASYKEIQDNILEGMNVHGANFIILMCAIIIASIGLNMNSVAVIIGAMLISPLMGSTIGIGYGVGTYNAELLKSAFKILGISILISIITSTIYFKLTPITTAGSEILARTSPTIWDVIIAFIGGIAGMIGLTRNKSSNVIPGVAIATALMPPLCTSGYGIATKQIEIFLGAGYLFFINGFFISISTFIVTKALGVPTKTSVDTEKQKKFKRFIITLSIIVMIPSMISAIAMIRETINDKNLNDFINKELQQQYVLNKIIDEKNDTITLVTIGDRITTNDLNELNKKLSYYGLGDKKLIINQDKSELSIIEKYMNNIKNNENSLKNNMGGIIKNKPTEINNQAISKEIKAIYPEIKKLYIGYLDGETQKDSGIPVIVIYSENEDLRNSLVNIENWFKMRINTENVMVYIENFDGTHK; the protein is encoded by the coding sequence ATGAAGTTTGATATAGATAAATTTAGATATCAATTTACTAGAAATCAAGCTAGTTATAAAGAAATACAGGATAATATTTTAGAAGGAATGAATGTACATGGAGCAAACTTTATAATTTTGATGTGTGCAATAATTATTGCATCTATAGGTCTTAATATGAATTCTGTAGCAGTTATAATAGGTGCAATGCTAATATCACCGTTAATGGGATCAACCATAGGTATAGGGTATGGTGTAGGAACGTACAATGCAGAACTTTTAAAAAGTGCTTTTAAAATATTAGGTATTTCTATTTTGATAAGTATAATTACATCAACTATTTATTTTAAATTAACACCAATAACTACTGCTGGAAGTGAGATATTGGCAAGGACAAGTCCCACTATATGGGATGTTATTATTGCTTTTATAGGTGGTATAGCAGGAATGATTGGGTTGACACGTAATAAATCAAGTAATGTAATACCAGGAGTTGCTATAGCAACAGCTTTAATGCCACCCTTATGCACTTCAGGGTATGGAATAGCAACAAAACAAATTGAAATATTTTTAGGTGCAGGATACTTATTTTTTATAAATGGTTTTTTTATATCTATATCAACATTCATAGTTACAAAGGCACTAGGTGTGCCAACTAAAACTAGTGTAGATACTGAAAAACAAAAAAAATTTAAAAGATTTATAATTACATTATCTATTATAGTTATGATACCAAGTATGATATCTGCTATTGCAATGATTAGAGAAACTATAAATGATAAGAATTTAAATGATTTTATAAATAAAGAATTACAACAACAATATGTGCTAAATAAAATAATAGATGAAAAGAATGATACTATAACACTAGTTACTATTGGAGATAGAATAACAACTAATGATTTAAATGAGTTAAACAAAAAACTTTCTTATTATGGATTAGGTGATAAAAAGTTAATAATAAATCAAGATAAAAGTGAACTATCTATCATAGAAAAATACATGAATAATATAAAAAATAATGAAAATAGTTTAAAAAATAATATGGGAGGTATTATAAAAAATAAACCTACTGAGATTAATAATCAAGCAATATCTAAAGAAATAAAGGCTATCTATCCTGAAATTAAAAAATTATATATAGGATATTTAGATGGAGAAACACAAAAAGATAGTGGTATACCTGTAATTGTTATATATAGCGAGAATGAAGATCTTAGAAATAGTTTAGTAAATATTGAAAATTGGTTTAAAATGAGAATAAATACTGAAAATGTAATGGTTTATATAGAGAATTTTGATGGAACTCATAAGTAA
- a CDS encoding alpha/beta hydrolase, translated as MKRITKIMIALIFAISIIIGLLIALIYINHKINLSKEDKNFIPMGQMVNVNGHYMHIYTEGKGEVPLVFMSGGGTSSPTLDFKSLYSLLSDHYRIVVIEKFGYGFSDIVNTPRDIDSILNDTRQALSLANIKGPYILFPHSMSGLEALYWAQLYPKEVKGIVGLDMAFPKAYENYKINTPLIKISSVASKLGITRLIPSLSESDAIKYGTLTDDEKDLYKTIFYRRTATSTMLNEVLEAKNNAKKVSQNTIPNIPVLMFVSNGIGTGWNENDWKKIQKTTAKELKNSQIIYLNCSHYVHDIEYKKIAKLSSNFIKKIKR; from the coding sequence ATGAAAAGAATAACTAAAATAATGATTGCTTTAATATTTGCTATATCAATAATCATTGGTTTGCTTATAGCACTTATATATATTAATCACAAAATTAATTTATCAAAAGAAGATAAAAATTTTATACCAATGGGACAAATGGTAAATGTTAATGGTCATTATATGCACATATATACTGAAGGTAAAGGGGAAGTTCCTTTGGTATTCATGTCTGGTGGGGGTACTAGTTCACCTACTTTAGATTTTAAATCTTTGTATTCGTTATTGAGTGATCATTATAGAATTGTTGTAATAGAAAAATTTGGATATGGTTTTAGTGATATTGTTAATACTCCAAGAGATATAGACTCGATATTAAATGATACAAGACAAGCACTTTCTCTTGCAAATATAAAAGGCCCTTATATACTATTTCCACATTCAATGTCTGGACTAGAAGCATTATATTGGGCACAATTATATCCAAAAGAGGTAAAGGGAATTGTAGGACTTGATATGGCATTTCCTAAAGCTTATGAAAATTATAAAATAAACACTCCATTAATAAAGATTAGCTCAGTCGCTTCAAAACTTGGAATAACAAGATTAATTCCAAGTTTATCTGAAAGTGATGCTATAAAATATGGAACTTTAACTGATGATGAAAAAGATTTATATAAAACAATTTTTTATAGAAGAACAGCAACTTCTACAATGCTAAATGAAGTTCTTGAAGCTAAAAATAACGCTAAAAAGGTGTCTCAAAATACTATTCCAAATATTCCTGTATTAATGTTTGTATCAAATGGCATTGGTACTGGATGGAATGAGAATGATTGGAAAAAAATTCAGAAAACAACTGCTAAAGAATTAAAAAACTCACAAATAATATACTTAAACTGTTCTCACTATGTACATGATATTGAATATAAAAAAATAGCGAAATTATCAAGTAACTTTATTAAAAAAATAAAAAGATGA
- a CDS encoding BMP family lipoprotein: MKKNKIVLILFLVLILLLGLFVTKQNKNKSSNTDENKKLLITLVLDKGGVNDESFNQLAWEGAKKAKEEYGVEVKYLESKQESDYTTNIETAVDLNSDLIIGIGFNLSKAIEDAALSYPNQKFAIIDGSFKTVPKNVNNISFSESEAGYLTGLVAGKTSKTNKFGFVGGMQVPAVLHFKEGFEKGIKESNPNADLVVQYANSFVDASKGKAIAQQMYNNGIDIIMTAGGGVNNGVYETGLENGKYAVAVDMAQNHISPNVILTSALKNVDVGVKLTIKELKDGNFKGGNTTEYNIKNDGVGYEKTKLIPDDIIKFVDSKKESMKK; encoded by the coding sequence ATGAAAAAAAATAAAATCGTACTTATATTATTTTTAGTATTAATATTATTACTTGGATTATTTGTAACTAAACAAAATAAAAATAAGTCTAGTAATACCGATGAAAATAAAAAGTTATTAATTACTCTGGTACTAGATAAGGGTGGAGTAAATGATGAATCTTTTAATCAGTTAGCTTGGGAAGGTGCAAAAAAGGCTAAAGAGGAATATGGAGTAGAAGTAAAATACTTAGAGTCTAAACAAGAAAGTGATTATACAACAAACATAGAAACAGCAGTAGATTTAAATTCAGACTTAATAATAGGTATAGGGTTTAATTTAAGTAAGGCTATAGAAGATGCAGCTTTAAGTTATCCTAATCAAAAATTTGCCATAATTGATGGGTCATTTAAAACTGTGCCTAAGAATGTAAATAATATATCATTTAGTGAATCTGAGGCTGGATATTTAACTGGATTAGTTGCTGGAAAGACTAGTAAAACTAATAAGTTTGGATTTGTTGGAGGAATGCAAGTACCAGCTGTACTTCATTTTAAAGAAGGCTTTGAAAAAGGTATCAAGGAATCAAATCCAAATGCAGACTTAGTAGTTCAATATGCTAATTCATTTGTTGATGCATCTAAAGGTAAAGCTATAGCTCAGCAAATGTATAACAATGGTATAGATATAATAATGACTGCAGGTGGCGGTGTTAATAATGGAGTATACGAAACAGGATTAGAAAATGGAAAGTATGCTGTTGCAGTTGATATGGCTCAAAATCATATTTCTCCTAATGTAATATTAACATCAGCTCTTAAGAATGTAGATGTAGGTGTTAAATTAACAATAAAAGAATTAAAAGATGGAAACTTCAAAGGCGGAAATACAACTGAATACAATATAAAAAATGATGGAGTTGGTTATGAAAAAACTAAATTAATACCTGATGATATAATTAAATTTGTTGATTCTAAAAAAGAATCTATGAAAAAATAA
- the sugE gene encoding quaternary ammonium compound efflux SMR transporter SugE, with the protein MKWLTLVIAGTFEVWWAVGLKYSEGFTKLFPSILTVIGMIASFYFLSLALKELPLGTAYAIWTGIGTIGTVILGIALFKEPIDPIRLVCIGFIVIGIIGLKLVSQH; encoded by the coding sequence ATGAAATGGTTAACATTAGTAATTGCAGGTACTTTTGAAGTATGGTGGGCTGTAGGTTTAAAGTATTCCGAAGGATTTACAAAATTATTTCCAAGTATATTAACAGTAATAGGAATGATAGCGAGTTTCTATTTTTTATCATTAGCATTAAAAGAGTTACCATTAGGAACAGCTTACGCTATTTGGACAGGAATTGGAACTATTGGAACTGTTATTTTAGGAATAGCATTGTTTAAAGAACCGATAGATCCTATTAGATTAGTTTGTATTGGTTTTATAGTAATAGGAATAATTGGTTTAAAATTAGTATCACAACATTAA
- a CDS encoding MFS transporter codes for MKLNLKLMYIISFLQGLVFYAPVSLIYRKQRGLSVSEFFFLEFILLLIVVLTEIPWGYFADKYGYKKTLMISYLLFFLGRLSLLFCSSFMGFLGQTVLTALGISGTSGCDIAFLYKSCDLNESEKVFGRYSAFNSLAFFISSISSSFFISISIELAVLATVIAYGVSVVIMYFIEDIEIESSSHNKNLIIKEIFKDINDIKWIFVFVIATAIIAEISYGISINLGQLHFESIGIDIRLLGDISAFSELLAMLSCKTHTLSKKFGQDKTLKTMINIMLLCVLVLILTNSIIISIIAICSLSGLISMISPIVLDIKNKSISKNRATVLSVYSMIGSIVSTFINIAVGFCADIYLKYAFVAYFVIMGVGVFGVYLYMKNIN; via the coding sequence ATGAAACTAAATTTAAAATTAATGTATATAATATCATTTTTGCAAGGTCTAGTATTTTATGCACCTGTAAGCTTGATTTATAGAAAACAAAGAGGATTATCAGTAAGCGAGTTTTTCTTTTTAGAATTTATTCTTTTATTGATAGTTGTATTAACAGAAATACCATGGGGATATTTTGCAGATAAATATGGATATAAAAAAACATTAATGATATCTTATTTATTATTTTTCTTAGGACGATTGAGTTTATTATTTTGTAGCAGTTTTATGGGATTTTTAGGTCAAACTGTGTTAACAGCTTTGGGTATATCTGGAACTTCTGGATGTGATATAGCATTTTTATATAAATCATGCGATTTAAATGAAAGTGAAAAAGTTTTTGGACGATATAGTGCATTTAACAGTCTAGCATTTTTCATTTCATCAATATCATCATCTTTTTTTATATCTATATCAATAGAATTAGCTGTATTAGCAACAGTTATTGCTTATGGAGTAAGTGTTGTTATAATGTATTTTATAGAAGATATAGAAATAGAAAGTTCTAGTCATAATAAAAATTTAATAATAAAAGAAATCTTTAAAGATATAAATGATATAAAATGGATATTTGTGTTTGTTATAGCAACTGCTATAATAGCTGAAATATCTTATGGAATAAGTATAAATTTAGGGCAATTACATTTTGAAAGTATAGGAATTGATATAAGGTTATTAGGGGATATAAGTGCATTTTCAGAGCTTTTAGCGATGCTATCATGTAAAACTCATACGCTTAGCAAAAAATTTGGTCAAGATAAAACCTTAAAGACTATGATAAATATAATGTTATTATGTGTATTAGTACTTATACTTACGAATAGTATTATAATTAGTATTATTGCGATATGTTCTTTAAGTGGGTTAATATCTATGATATCTCCTATTGTATTAGATATAAAGAATAAATCTATAAGTAAAAATAGAGCTACTGTTTTATCTGTTTATTCAATGATAGGAAGTATAGTTTCTACATTTATAAATATAGCAGTAGGGTTTTGTGCGGATATCTATTTGAAATATGCATTTGTAGCTTACTTTGTGATAATGGGAGTAGGTGTATTTGGAGTTTATTTGTATATGAAAAATATTAATTAA
- a CDS encoding AAA family ATPase, with product MIYLESFIFPSEYMEFKFIDNEKRTCYDSFYPFKVLSKNLFERIDFESITILYGGNGSGKSTALNVIAEKLELNRDSIYNKTNFYADYVNLCEMYIEKEVPENSRIITSDDVFDYMLDVRNINEGIDKKRENLFEEYLDTKGSSFQMSSLDDYDELKKINYARRVTQSKFVRKKLTDNIREYSNGESAFKYFIEKIEENGLYILDEPENSLSPKRQVELVKFIEDAARFLGCQFIISTHSPFMLAMKGAKIYDLDESPVDVKTWTELENVRTYYEFFKQHEDEF from the coding sequence ATGATATATTTAGAAAGTTTTATATTTCCTAGTGAATATATGGAGTTTAAATTTATAGATAATGAAAAACGAACTTGTTATGACTCATTTTATCCATTTAAAGTATTATCAAAAAATCTATTTGAAAGAATAGATTTTGAATCAATTACTATTTTATATGGAGGTAATGGCTCGGGAAAATCGACAGCACTAAATGTAATAGCAGAGAAGCTAGAGTTAAATAGAGATTCTATATATAATAAAACTAATTTTTATGCTGATTATGTTAATTTATGTGAAATGTATATTGAAAAAGAAGTACCAGAAAACAGTAGAATTATAACAAGCGATGATGTGTTTGATTATATGTTAGATGTTCGTAATATAAATGAGGGTATTGATAAAAAAAGAGAGAATCTTTTTGAAGAGTATTTAGATACTAAGGGTTCTAGTTTTCAAATGAGCTCATTAGATGATTATGATGAATTAAAAAAAATAAATTATGCTAGAAGAGTAACTCAATCTAAATTTGTTCGAAAAAAATTAACTGATAATATAAGGGAGTATTCAAATGGAGAAAGTGCTTTTAAATATTTTATTGAAAAGATAGAAGAAAATGGATTATATATTCTAGATGAGCCTGAAAATAGCCTTTCACCAAAGCGTCAGGTAGAGTTAGTTAAATTTATTGAAGATGCAGCAAGATTTTTAGGTTGTCAATTTATTATATCAACCCATTCACCATTTATGCTAGCTATGAAAGGTGCTAAAATATATGACCTTGATGAAAGTCCAGTGGATGTTAAAACGTGGACTGAATTAGAAAATGTCCGTACATATTATGAATTTTTTAAACAACATGAGGATGAATTTTAA
- a CDS encoding MFS transporter — protein MNNKTKLFNRDFTLMVIGQVISLFGNSILRFTLPLYLLDTTNSSALFGAVSACSLIPMVIVTPFGGIIADRANKRNIMVTLDFITAILVIAFLFSIGKFNLIFMLIVTLMTLYGIQGAYQPTVQASIPLLVDRDHLLPGNAVINQVSSLAGLLGPIVGGILYGFYGLIPILISSIICFFVSAIMEIFIKIPYKKQEIASNAFSIVKDDFMTSLNFIFNDKPIVFKTIGIISCFNLFLTPLIMIGIPVIITQILNMSSQAYGITQGMLALGGLCGGIMTGILVKKIKIYQSHIILLFAILGLIPIGVVIMLNLNHRISYIIVTACCFLIMVVSTLFSIQILAFIQSETPDHLIGKVISFCLSITMFLTPIGQIMYGYLFEVLKSNTHIIVFIVTLISGLIAIVSKKVFSKLRKAGIFNDR, from the coding sequence TTGAATAATAAGACAAAGTTGTTTAACAGAGACTTTACCTTAATGGTAATAGGTCAGGTAATTTCCTTGTTTGGAAATTCAATTTTAAGATTTACATTGCCACTTTACCTTTTAGATACTACAAATTCTTCAGCTTTATTCGGAGCCGTGTCCGCATGTTCTTTAATTCCTATGGTTATAGTAACTCCTTTTGGAGGAATTATTGCAGATAGAGCTAATAAAAGAAACATTATGGTAACTTTAGATTTTATAACTGCAATACTAGTTATAGCTTTTTTATTTTCTATAGGTAAATTTAATTTAATATTTATGTTAATAGTTACATTGATGACACTGTATGGAATACAAGGTGCTTATCAACCTACCGTCCAAGCAAGCATACCACTTTTAGTAGATAGAGACCATTTACTACCGGGGAATGCTGTTATAAACCAAGTTAGCTCACTTGCAGGATTATTAGGTCCTATAGTTGGTGGGATTTTATATGGATTTTATGGACTTATACCTATTTTAATATCAAGTATAATATGTTTCTTTGTATCTGCTATCATGGAAATATTTATAAAAATACCGTATAAGAAGCAAGAAATAGCATCTAATGCATTTTCTATTGTTAAAGATGATTTTATGACTAGTTTAAATTTTATATTTAATGATAAGCCGATAGTCTTTAAAACTATTGGAATAATTTCTTGTTTTAATTTATTTTTAACTCCTTTGATAATGATAGGTATCCCTGTTATTATTACTCAAATATTAAATATGTCTAGTCAAGCATATGGAATAACTCAAGGTATGTTAGCATTGGGCGGATTATGTGGAGGAATTATGACTGGGATTTTGGTGAAAAAAATCAAGATTTATCAAAGTCACATAATATTGTTATTTGCTATATTGGGGTTAATCCCAATAGGCGTTGTGATTATGCTTAATTTAAATCATAGAATTTCTTATATTATTGTTACAGCTTGTTGTTTTTTAATAATGGTAGTATCTACTTTATTTAGTATTCAAATCTTAGCTTTTATACAAAGTGAAACACCTGATCATCTTATAGGAAAGGTTATTTCATTTTGTTTGTCGATAACGATGTTTTTAACACCTATTGGTCAAATTATGTATGGTTATTTATTTGAAGTACTTAAAAGTAATACACATATAATTGTGTTTATAGTTACTTTGATTTCGGGATTAATAGCAATTGTATCTAAAAAGGTTTTTAGTAAATTGAGAAAGGCAGGGATTTTTAATGACAGATAA